In the genome of Limanda limanda chromosome 15, fLimLim1.1, whole genome shotgun sequence, one region contains:
- the LOC133020724 gene encoding Kv channel-interacting protein 2 isoform X1: MKAKNRDQSLSDSRELDGSYDQLTGNPSNSQSKKTIKQRFLKLLPCCKPTVTPSISQNSVEDDFELSTVCHRPESMDKLQEQTKFTKKELQVLYRGFKNECPCGVVNEENFQHIYSQFFPQGDSSMYAHFLFEALDTNKNGSVSFEDFVFGLSIILRGTINDRLNWAFNLYDLNKDGCITKEEMLDIMRSIYDMMGKYTYPTMQDDAPREHVESFFQKMDRNKDGVVTVDEFIESCKKDENIMQSMQLFDNVI; this comes from the exons GTAATCCTTCCAACAGCCAAAGCAAAAAAACCATAAAGCAGCGATTCCTCAAGCTGCTGCCGTGCTGCAAGCCCACGGTTACCCCCTCTATCAGTCAAA acaGCGTGGAAGATGATTTTGAGTTATCAACCGTGTGCCATCGCCCTGAAAGCATGGACAAGCTTCAGGAGCAGACCAAGTTCACCAAGAAGGAGCTGCAGGTCCTCTACAGGGGCTTTAAAAAT GAGTGTCCGTGCGGTGTGGTGAATGAGGAGAACTTTCAGCACATTTACTCCCAGTTCTTCCCTCAGGGAG ATTCAAGTATGTATGCACATTTCCTGTTTGAAGCCCTCGACACCAACAAGAACGGCTCGGTTAGTTTTGAG GACTTTGTATTTGGCCTATCTATCATCCTGAGAGGGACCATTAATGACCGGCTAAACTGGGCGTTCAACCTCTACGACCTGAACAAGGACGGCTGCATCACCAAAGAG GAGATGTTGGACATCATGAGGTCCATCTATGACATGATGGGGAAGTACACATACCCCACTATGCAGGACGACGCCCCAAGAGAACATGTGGAAAGCTTCTTCCAG aAAATGGACAGGAATAAAGATGGGGTGGTCACCGTAGATGAGTTCATCGAGTCTTGCAAAAAG GATGAGAACATCATGCAGTCCATGCAGCTGTTTGACAATGtcatctaa
- the LOC133020601 gene encoding cytochrome c oxidase assembly protein COX15 homolog encodes MLLSSVRTAMFCGCRGASRGFQPSTRSPQLRQWLVKRSQSTIATQAEAASIQAAASVPSAASNRILGRWLLGCSGLVVGAVVLGGVTRLTESGLSMVDWHLVREMRPPQSKAEWEAEFSKYQQYPEFKIMNHDMTLPEFKFIFYMEWGHRMWGRLVGLAYVLPTIYFWRKGYFTRSMKGKVLGLCGFVFFQGLLGWYMVKSGLEEKPESHDIPRVSQYRLSAHLGSALLLYCASLWTGLTLLLPAHKIAETRRLTQLRRFAKGTGGLVFITALSGAFVAGLDAGLVYNSFPKMGERWIPDDLLAFSPTLKNIFENPTTVQFDHRILAISSLTAITGLYMFSRKMMLPKRAKVAISLLTAMAYAQVALGISTLLLYVPTPLAATHQSGSVALLSMAIWVLAELRKLPK; translated from the exons ATGCTGCTGTCTTCAGTACGGACCGCCATGTTCTGTGGCTGTAGAGGCGCCAGCAGAGGATTCCAACCCAGCACT CGGAGTCCACAGCTACGACAATGGCTGGTGAAGAGAAGTCAGAGCACCATCGCAACACAAGCGGAGGCCGCCTCCATCCAGGCGGCAGCTTCCGTCCCCAGCGCCGCCTCAAATCGCATCCTAGGTCGCTGGTTGCTCGGCTGCAGCGGGCTGGTTGTTGGGGCTGTGGTCTTGGGTGGTGTCACCAG GCTCACAGAATCTGGGCTCTCCATGGTCGACTGGCATCTGGTGAGAGAGATGAGGCCGCCTCAGTCCAAGGCAGAGTGGGAGGCTGAGTTTTCCAAGTACCAGCAGTATCCTGAATTCAAAAT AATGAACCATGACATGACTCTTCCGGAGTTTAAGTTTATCTTCTACATGGAGTGGGGTCATCGTATGTGGGGCAGACTGGTCGGACTGGCCTACGTCCTTCCTACAATCTACTTCTGGCGAAAAGGCTACTTTACCCGCTCCATGAAGGGAAAAGTGCTGGGGCTTTGTGGATTTGTCTTCTTCCAG GGCCTTCTGGGATGGTACATGGTGAAAAGTGGTTTGGAGGAAAAGCCAGAGTCTCATGACATCCCGCGGGTCAGCCAGTATCGCCTGAGTGCTCACCTTGGTTCTGCTTTGCTACTCTACTGCGCCAGTCTGTGGACCGggctcactctgctgctgcctgcacACAAG ATAGCAGAAACCAGACGTCTCACGCAGCTCAGGAGGTTCGCCAAGGGCACCGGTGGCCTTGTCTTCATTACTGCTCTCTCAG GTGCTTTTGTTGCCGGTTTGGATGCCGGGCTGGTGTACAACTCCTTCCCTAAGATGGGAGAACGGTGGATCCCTGATGATCTGCTAGCCTTCTCGCCCACCCTCAAGAACATCTTTGAAAATCCCACAACTGTGCAGTTTGACCACAGAATTTTG GCGATCTCCTCTTTGACTGCAATTACAGGCCTCTATATGTTCTCAAGAAAGATGATGTTGCCCAAGAGGGCAAAGGTCGCCATCAGCCTCCTTACGGCAATGGCTTATGCACAG GTTGCCCTCGGTATCAGCACCCTGTTACTGTATGTCCCCACCCCACTGGCAGCAACTCACCAGTCGGGCTCCGTGGCTCTCCTTTCGATGGCCATCTGGGTTCTGGCAGAGCTCCGCAAATTACCAAAGTGA
- the LOC133020724 gene encoding Kv channel-interacting protein 2 isoform X2, with translation MKAKNRDQSLSDSRELDGSYDQLTAYPPGQSKKTIKQRFLKLLPCCKPTVTPSISQNSVEDDFELSTVCHRPESMDKLQEQTKFTKKELQVLYRGFKNECPCGVVNEENFQHIYSQFFPQGDSSMYAHFLFEALDTNKNGSVSFEDFVFGLSIILRGTINDRLNWAFNLYDLNKDGCITKEEMLDIMRSIYDMMGKYTYPTMQDDAPREHVESFFQKMDRNKDGVVTVDEFIESCKKDENIMQSMQLFDNVI, from the exons CATATCCGCCAGG CCAAAGCAAAAAAACCATAAAGCAGCGATTCCTCAAGCTGCTGCCGTGCTGCAAGCCCACGGTTACCCCCTCTATCAGTCAAA acaGCGTGGAAGATGATTTTGAGTTATCAACCGTGTGCCATCGCCCTGAAAGCATGGACAAGCTTCAGGAGCAGACCAAGTTCACCAAGAAGGAGCTGCAGGTCCTCTACAGGGGCTTTAAAAAT GAGTGTCCGTGCGGTGTGGTGAATGAGGAGAACTTTCAGCACATTTACTCCCAGTTCTTCCCTCAGGGAG ATTCAAGTATGTATGCACATTTCCTGTTTGAAGCCCTCGACACCAACAAGAACGGCTCGGTTAGTTTTGAG GACTTTGTATTTGGCCTATCTATCATCCTGAGAGGGACCATTAATGACCGGCTAAACTGGGCGTTCAACCTCTACGACCTGAACAAGGACGGCTGCATCACCAAAGAG GAGATGTTGGACATCATGAGGTCCATCTATGACATGATGGGGAAGTACACATACCCCACTATGCAGGACGACGCCCCAAGAGAACATGTGGAAAGCTTCTTCCAG aAAATGGACAGGAATAAAGATGGGGTGGTCACCGTAGATGAGTTCATCGAGTCTTGCAAAAAG GATGAGAACATCATGCAGTCCATGCAGCTGTTTGACAATGtcatctaa
- the cutc gene encoding copper homeostasis protein cutC homolog — protein sequence MAEGFLMEVCVDSVESAINAERGGAVRLELCSSLMEGGLTPSLGLLQVVKQHVKIPVYAMIRPRGGDFLYSDQEVEVMRRDIELMKSHRADGLVLGALTEDGRVDAELCMELLAAARPLPVTFHRAFDLVHDPAVALESLISLGFQRLLTSGCDSSALEGLPLIKRITDQAKGRIIIMPGGGITERNLQRILEGSGAQEFHCSARSSRDSAMKFRNTCVTMGAAFSAPEYGLKVADVSKVRTLNAIARNTL from the exons aTGGCAGAGGGCTTCttgatggaggtgtgtgtggaCTCTGTGGAGTCTGCCATCAATGCTGAACGAGGAG GTGCAGTTCGACTTGAACTGTGCTCCAGTCTGATGGAGGGAGGCCTCACTCCCAGTCTCG GCCTGCTGCAGGTGGTGAAGCAGCACGTCAAAATTCCGGTCTATGCGATGATAAGGCCTCGTGGGGGAGACTTCTTGTACTCTGaccaggaggtggaggtgatgaggagggaCATTGAGCTGATGAAGAGCCACAGGGCCGATGGACTGGTGCTGGGAGCCCTGACGGAGGATGGACGGGTGGATGCGGAGCTCTGCATGGAGTTGCTAG ctgctgctcgtcCTTTGCCTGTCACCTTCCACCGAG CTTTTGATCTGGTTCACGACCCGGCGGTTGCTCTGGAGAGTCTGATATCATTAGGGTTCCAGCGCCTGTTGACAAGTGGCTGTGACAGCTCGGCTTTGGAGGGACTTCCTCTCATTAAACGGATCACTGATCAA GCTAAAGGGAGAATTATCATAATGCCAG GAGGAGGGATCACAGAGAGGAATCTACAGAGGATTTTGGAGGGATCAGGAGCTCAAGAGTTTCACTGCTCAGCCCGTTCCAGTAGGGATTCTGCCATGAAGTTCAG GAACACCTGTGTGACGATGGGAGCTGCTTTTTCAGCACCCGAGTATGGCCTGAAGGTGGCAGATGTGAGCAAAGTCCGCACTCTAAATGCAATTGCCAGAAATACCTTGTGA